A region of the Myxococcus stipitatus DSM 14675 genome:
AACCGCCACGGCCCGACGGTGCGGAAGATGGACGACTCACGCAAGCGCTACTTCGGCACCTACGAGGAAGGCAGCAAGTCCTTCACCCTCGCCGAGGGCCGCCAGCCGGACGCGGCGAAGCTCGTCCTCGCCGTCGAGCAGCCAGACGCCGAGCACCTCGTGCTCAAGGGCCCCTACGAGGGCGCGACCATCGAGGTGAAGCTGCGCAAGGTGGACACCGCGTCGAAGTTCCTCCTCGTCGGCCGAGGCTTCAACTGGGTCCAGGAGTTCCCCTTCAATCGCTGACAGGTGACGGGCCGCCGCACATCTCCGCCACCGCCGCGGACGTCGAGGGCAGCGGCTCCACCATGCGGCCCTCGCCAAACCCCAGCGCCCAGAAGCGGGGGCGCACCTCCTCACGCGCGAGGAGCCGCAGCAGCAGGAACTTCGCCTCGTCCTGCCCGTCGAACGCGAGCGGGAAGGTGTTGTGGTGCATCGCCACCGACGTGGAGGAGCGCAGCACCTTGTGCGCCTGCAAGGCGTCCTCGGGCCCCATGTGGACCTTGTGGATGACACGCGGGCGGAACGCGCCGATGGGCAGCACCGACAGGCGCATGGGCCCGAAGCGCGCCGCCACCATCGCGAAGTGCGGACCCAAGCCCGTGTCCCCCGCGAAGACCACCGGGCCCCCCGTGGTGGAGAAGACGTAGCCGGCCCAGAGCGTCTCCGCCATGTCCGTGAGCCCTCGGTTGGAGCGGTGCTGCGCGGGCACCGCCGTCACCTTCATCTCCGGCGTCACGTCCGTGGACTGCCACCAGTCGAGCTCCTCGACGTTCCGGAAGCCCTCGTCCACCAGCAGCGCCTTGTTGCCCAGGCCCACGATGAAGCGCGGATGGTGCGCCTCCTCCAGTCGCCGCAGCGTGGGCAGGTCCATGTGGTCGTAGTGGTTGTGGCTCACCACCACCACGTCGATGGGAGGAAGGTCCTCGAAGCGGATGCCGGGAGGATGCACCCGCCGAGGCCCCACCCAGGGCACGGGGCTGGGCCGGTCCGAATAGATGGGGTCCGTCAGCACATTCACGCCGTCCGCTTGGAGGAGCACCGTGGCGTGGTTGATGAGCGTCACGCGCAGCTTCCCGGGCCCCACCCGCCGAGGCGGAGGCCGGCCGGGCGGGAGGTCCTCGTACTCGCGCCAGAGTCCCCGAGGCTCCTTCAGCGCCGCCGACACCAACTCCGGCATCGTCAACGAGGGGGCGTCACCGAGGTTGTGGAACTTCTCCCCGTCGAAGTGCTTCGTCGCGGGGCCCTGGTGGCTCGGGCCCGCGAAGAGACAGCCCCCCGCGAGCGGCGCGAACCAGAGCAGGCACAACAGGCGAACCGTCGAGGCGGGGAACTGGCGGTCCAGGCGCATGCGAACGACGCTCCATCGAGGTGACCGCGCCTCCTCCGGCCAGGACGCGCGAAGGCCCCATCGTAACGGCTGGAGCCCGGGAGCGCATGTCGCCGTGACTCAGGCGACGACGGCGCGGAGGATGCGCTCGAACATCCAGGGATTGCGCCCCAGGAGCCGGACCAGGGGGCGGCGAAGCCCCGGCCGCCGCGCCAGCACCAGCAGGGCCCGCGTGGCCCAGGCGTACTTGCGGAACACCTGCTGGAAGCGCAGCTCGTACGGCCGCAGGACGTCCCGCGTCGCCCCCTTCGCCAGCGCATCCGGCAAGAGCGTGCCCAAGGACTCCGCGCACGCGAACGCGAGGGACAGCCCTTCGCCAGTGAGCGCGTCGACGTAGCCCGCCGCGTCCCCCACCAGCGCGAAGCGGTCCGCCACCCGCACCCGGGCCACCCGCGCCAGCGGCCCCGCACCTCGGACCTGCGAGTCCGGAGGCGCGACGAGCAGGCGCTCCGCCAGCCGAGGGAAGCGCGCGAGCAGGGTGTCGAAGGCCACGCGTCCTTCCACCCCTCCGTCCTCCCACAGGAAGGCCAGCCCGACCCGGCGGCTGCCCGCGGGTGTCACGTAGGCCTCCACCCCTTCGGCGAAGTGGACC
Encoded here:
- a CDS encoding MBL fold metallo-hydrolase gives rise to the protein MRLDRQFPASTVRLLCLLWFAPLAGGCLFAGPSHQGPATKHFDGEKFHNLGDAPSLTMPELVSAALKEPRGLWREYEDLPPGRPPPRRVGPGKLRVTLINHATVLLQADGVNVLTDPIYSDRPSPVPWVGPRRVHPPGIRFEDLPPIDVVVVSHNHYDHMDLPTLRRLEEAHHPRFIVGLGNKALLVDEGFRNVEELDWWQSTDVTPEMKVTAVPAQHRSNRGLTDMAETLWAGYVFSTTGGPVVFAGDTGLGPHFAMVAARFGPMRLSVLPIGAFRPRVIHKVHMGPEDALQAHKVLRSSTSVAMHHNTFPLAFDGQDEAKFLLLRLLAREEVRPRFWALGFGEGRMVEPLPSTSAAVAEMCGGPSPVSD